A window of the Fusarium poae strain DAOMC 252244 chromosome 3, whole genome shotgun sequence genome harbors these coding sequences:
- a CDS encoding hypothetical protein (BUSCO:14736at5125~CAZy:GT20), translated as MPETVGENGNAAPGRLLLLSNRLPITIKRSEDGSYSFSMSSGGLVTGLSGLSKTTSFQWYGWPGLEVPDNEVDGMKQRLKDEYGAHPVFIDDELADRHYNGFSNSILWPLFHYHPGEITFDESAWAAYQEVNRLFAKTVIKDVQDGDLIWVHDYHLMLLPQMLREEIGESKKNVKIGFFLHTPFPSSEIYRILPVREALLTGLLDCDLIGFHTYDYARHFLSSCSRILECPTTPNGVDWNGRFVTVGAFPIGIDPDNFVEGLKKPKVQERIAALSRKFEGIKLVVGVDRLDYIKGVPQKLHALEVFLTEHPEWIGKIVLVQVAVPSRQDVEEYQNLRAVVNELVGRINGKFGTIEFMPIHFLHQSVNFDELTALYAVSDVCLVSSTRDGMNLVSYEYIATQQKNHGVMILSEFTGAAQSLNGSLIVNPWNTEELANALHDAVTMSPEQREANYKKLERYVFKYTSAWWGASFVAEMTRLSAEGSQPKTLRNVSGAVIGLEQKAQQIVTGLEKKADELLSGNEKNETETSEEPSQ; from the exons ATGCCAGAGACCGTCGGAGAGAATGGCAACGCCGCCCCAGGCCGTCTGTTACTGCTTTCCAACCGTTTGCCCATCACCATTAAGCGATCTGAAGATGGGAGCTATTCATTCTCTATGTCCTCTGGTGGTCTGGTTACTGGACTAAGCGGTCTCAGTAAAACCACTAGCTTTCAGTGGTATGGCTGGCCTGGTCTCGAGGTCCCCGACAACGAAGTCGATGGTATGAAACAACGACTAAAAGACGAGTACGGCGCACACCCTGTTTTTATCGACGATGAGCTTGCAGACAGACATTACAACGGTTTTTCAA ACTCGATCCTCTGGCCTCTATTCCATTACCACCCTGGTGAGATTACATTCGACGAATCCGCATGGGCTGCATACCAGGAGGTCAACCGCCTCTTCGCCAAGACTGTTATCAAAGATGTTCAGGACGGTGACCTTATTTGGGTCCACGACTACCATCTGATGCTGCTTCCTCAGATGCTCCGTGAGGAAATTGGCGAATCAAAGAAGAACGTCAAGATTGGTTTCTTTCTTCACACACCATTCCCCAGCAGTGAAATCTACCGAATCTTGCCTGTACGAGAGGCGCTCCTGACTGGTCTCCTCGACTGCGATCTCATCGGCTTTCACACATACGACTACGCTCGTCACTTCCTTAGCAGTTGTTCTCGCATCCTCGAATGCCCCACCACACCAAATGGCGTTGACTGGAATGGCCGTTTTGTGACTGTCGGTGCGTTCCCTATCGGAATCGACCCCGATAACTTCGTCGAAGGCCTGAAGAAACCAAAGGTGCAGGAGCGAATCGCTGCTCTCAGCCGCAAGTTTGAGGGCATCaagcttgttgttggtgtcGATCGATTGGATTATATCAAGGGCGTTCCTCAGAAGCTACATGCTCTTGAGGTATTCCTCACCGAGCACCCCGAGTGGATTGGTAAGATCGTCTTGGTTCAGGTCGCCGTACCTTCACGACAAGACGTCGAAGAGTACCAGAATCTTCGTGCTGTTGTCAACGAACTGGTTGGCCGCATAAATGGAAAGTTCGGTACCATTGAATTTATGCCTATCCACTTCCTTCACCAATCCGTCAACTTCGATGAGCTCACTGCACTATACGCTGTTTCTGACGTTTGTCTCGTTTCATCCACCCGTGACGGCATGAACCTGGTTTCTTATGAGTATATCGCAACACAACAAAAGAACCACGGTGTTATGATTCTCAGTGAATTCACGGGCGCCGCTCAGTCTCTGAACGGTAGTTTGATTGTCAACCCCTGGAACACAGAGGAGCTTGCCAACGCCCTACATGACGCAGTTACAATGAGCCCCGAACAGCGCGAAGCCAATTACAAGAAACTCGAGCGTTATGTCTTCAAGTACACAAGTGCTTGGTGGGGTGCCAGCTTCGTCGCCGAAATGACTCGCCTTAGTGCTGAAGGTTCTCAACCCAAGACTCTTCGCAATGTCTCAGGTGCAGTGATCGGGCTGGAGCAGAAGGCACAGCAAATTGTTACTGGACTCGAGAAGAAGGCGGATGAGCTGTTGTCGGGTAACGAGAAGAATGAAACCGAGACGAGTGAAGAGCCTTCTCAATAA
- a CDS encoding hypothetical protein (BUSCO:9080at5125), whose amino-acid sequence MFALRGIGKLIFGSSAQETLIELPQGQLYLVRPLSPKGYSELIFRDSAIRIRRTNQEFQYQLVVQRVFEEGEAELLAEEEGEDAEIDALASEKDEKTFLLDEALSFRFEIRETGDKVLAWKDLSGDTGDLYQFVCDSTVTSAQVQQFVRVAQECQYERKYRKPNSTATEADLQQFEFEEEDPIPPASPLHSPTLARSIESVDDMLSKNAANSAAKRAPEVVPEVVPEQEIEPQVLTGPDANNPPEAIEIYAAVTAELHIFDPQPGHFALVDDSIIAQVSEVGKWEYWLQIESGDKAYLGTPVVADFNPVFDFEYLSFVFNHFSKDGTARSWLLRFKDQPTLEKFQEAIMQAIWEKLNETKWQKMQDKEREYVLDAFGDLTMEDAPETEEEEEEEEDEEELEDDRARDEEYDSDEENDSSFPKNADGEVNSQLAVGYKHDRSFVVRGSKIGVFKHTPNNHLEFSTNISKVTTPSGKLMNPKKVMLHSEDRDLILQNEIDPNKLYRMDLEYGKVVDEWHVHDDIPVVTFAPENKFAQMTSEQTFLGVSNNALYRVDPRLSGNKLVDADMKQYASKNDFSALATTEKGYIAVASNKGDIRLFDRLGIRAKTQLPALGDPISGIDVSADGRWILGTTKNYILLVDAQQKSGKNEGKLGFEKAFAATDKPHPRRLALTPEHVAQFYHETGKPVDFTPAKFNTGEGAEETSIITATGPYIIEWNLKRILRGMKASYKIKRYEEEVKADDFKFGSDKNVIVALPNEVNMVAKQSLKKPTRESIVGNIRLGGSRRGSGRIGNHESGRYKLGRDDIVDAPY is encoded by the exons ATGTTCGCCCTACGAGGAA TCGGCAAGCTCATCTTCGGTTCGAGTGCACAGGAAACCTTGATCGAGCTGCCTCAAGGCCAACTCTACCTCGTTCGACCTCTATCGCCCAAGGGCTACTCCGAACTCATCTTCAGAGATTCTGCCATCCGAATTCGTCGCACCAACCAAGAATTCCAGTACCAACTCGTCGTACAGCGTGTTTTTGAAGAAGGCGAAGCAGAACTTCTCGCTGAGGAGGAAGGCGAAGACGCAGAAATCGACGCTCTTGCATCCGAGAAAGACGAAAAGACCTTCCTTCTAGACGAAGCTTTATCGTTCCGTTTCGAGATCCGAGAAACTGGTGACAAGGTTCTTGCCTGGAAGGATCTCAGCGGCGACACTGGTGACCTGTATCAGTTTGTTTGCGACTCCACTGTCACATCGGCGCAAGTACAGCAGTTTGTGAGAGTCGCTCAAGAGTGCCAGTACGAACGCAAGTACCGCAAGCCCAACTCCACGGCTACAGAGGCCGACCTCCAGCAATTTGAgtttgaagaggaagatcCTATCCCACCTGCGAGCCCCCTTCATAGTCCTACACTCGCTCGATCTATCGAGTCTGTCGACGACATGTTGTCTAAGAATGCTGCCAACTCTGCTGCAAAGCGTGCCCCAGAGGTTGTTCCGGAAGTTGTACCCGAGCAGGAGATTGAACCACAAGTCTTAACTGGACCCGATGCCAACAACCCACCTGAAGCCATAGAGATCTATGCTGCTGTCACGGCAGAACTTCATATATTCGACCCTCAACCTGGGCattttgcccttgttgaCGACTCTATCATTGCTCAGGTCTCGGAGGTTGGAAAGTGGGAGTACTGGCTTCAGATCGAGTCCGGTGATAAGGCTTACCTGGGTACTCCTGTCGTCGCAGACTTCAACCCAGTATTCGATTTCGAATACCTCTCTTTCGTCTTCAACCACTTCAGCAAAGATGGGACCGCGCGATCCTGGCTACTACGGTTCAAGGATCAGCCTACCCTTGAAAAGTTCCAAGAAGCAATCATGCAAGCCATCTGGGAAAAACTCAACGAGACCAAGTGGCAGAAGATGCAAGATAAGGAACGCGAATACGTTCTCGATGCCTTTGGTGATTTAACGATGGAAGACGCCCCCGagactgaggaggaggaagaggaggaggaagatgaagaagagctTGAAGACGATCGTGCCCGAGATGAAGAATACGACAGCGACGAGGAAAACGACAGCAGCTTTCCCAAGAATGCCGACGGTGAGGTCAACTCTCAGCTGGCAGTCGGCTATAAACACGATCGCTCTTTTGTTGTCCGCGGATCTAAGATTGGTGTATTCAAGCACACGCCTAATAATCACCTCGAATTTTCCACCAACATTTCCAAGGTCACCACTCCATCGGGTAAATTGATGAATCCCAAGAAGGTTATGTTGCATAGCGAGGATCGCGACCTTATTTTGCAAAACGAAATAGATCCGAACAAGCTTTACCGCATGGATCTAGAATATGGAAAGGTTGTTGACGAATGGCATGTGCACGATGATATTCCCGTTGTCACATTTGCGCCCGAGAACAAGTTTGCACAGATGACGTCTGAGCAGACCTTCCTGGGTGTTTCAAACAATGCATTGTATCGCGTTGATCCTCGACTGTCTGGGAACAAACTTGTAGATGCCGATATGAAGCAATACGCATCCAAGAACGATTTCTCAGCTCTTGCAACTACCGAGAAGGGTTACATAGCTGTTGCCAGCAACAAAGGAGATATTAGACTGTTCGATCGTCTTGGTATTCGAGCCAAGACCCAACTTCCTGCTTTGGGTGATCCGATATCTGGTATCGATGTCTCTGCTGATGGTCGTTGGATTCTGGGAACTACCAAGAACTACATCCTCCTTGTTGACGCCCAGCAAAAGTCTGGCAAGAATGAGGGCAAGCTTGGATTTGAGAAGGCATTCGCGGCTACCGACAAGCCTCATCCTCGACGCCTTGCACTGACCCCCGAGCATGTCGCTCAGTTCTACCACGAAACTGGCAAGCCTGTTGACTTCACGCCTGCCAAGTTCAACACTGGAGAGGGCGCCGAAGAAACAAGTATTATCACTGCCACAGGCCCGTACATTATTGAATGGAACTTGAAGCGCATCCTCCGAGGCATGAAGGCATCGTACAAGATCAAGCGTTATGAGGAAGAGGTCAAGGCTGACGACTTCAAATTTGGTTCCGACAAGAACGTCATTGTCGCACTGCCTAATGAGGTCAATATGGTGGCGAAGCAGAGCCTCAAAAAGCCAACTCGCGAAAGCATTGTTGGTAATATCCGGCTTGGTGGCTCGCGCAGGGGTTCAGGGCGTATTGGGAACCATGAGAGCGGTAGATACAAGTTAGGCAGAGATGACATCGTCGATGCCCCCTATTGA
- a CDS encoding hypothetical protein (SECRETED:SignalP(1-22)~BUSCO:19388at5125), protein MYLSTTVGLALIGSLLCVPCEAETVNNVAIIGAGAAGSSAAFHLRKYALEEKIAINITVFEKTDRVGGRSLTVPAYNNPSLPIELGASIFVGANRILVNASRQFQLPLSQPHRLEKDDLTAIWDGVDFVFQTTEGSWGGWDLVKMFWRYGLSPYRVKKLVDSMIGEFLKLYEDPYFPFKSLSQRAEQLGLNRFTSLTGEQILKNANIDPRFAREILQVATRVNYASNLAYIHGLETLVSLATDNAMSVETGNWRIFDEMILDSGATIYRNVTVASIEKSKTETETQPSSSSKYIIATKDADSKDGATEHFDVEFDNVIIANPWQFSNIKAGEGVLDREIDEIPYTKLHVTLFASPLELSPEFFGLKPGSKAPATVYTTLAEGEEAGQGADGVGRTGFYSISTLKYVTNPETGQKERVYKIFSPKAVTAELLTRILGTEVPEPVVSGKEQNEHISWYYPHSFYAYPIELPRVTFEDPVIGSGVYYTSGIESFISCMETSAFMGRNVARLVADSLAGISHPDEPFVVIHDKGSLGEGVEGIKVQVEGEL, encoded by the exons ATGTATCTTTCAACGACTGTTGGATTAGCTCTCATTGGATCACTTCTGTGTGTTCCATGTGAAGCTGAGACTGTGAACAATGTTGCTATCATTG GAGCTGGCGCCGCTGGGTCGTCAGCAGCATTTCACTTACGGAAATACGCTCTAGAAGAGAAAATCGCTATCAATATCACCGTTTTTGAAAAGACGGATCGTGTAGGAGGTCGTTCATTGACGGTCCCCGCCTACAACAACCCTTCGCTACCTATTGAGCTGGGCGCATCAATATTCGTTGGTGCCAATCGCATACTTGTCAATGCAAGCAGGCAATTTCAGCTCCCATTGAGCCAGCCTCACCGGCTAGAAAAAGACGACCTGACAGCCATATGGGATGGTGTCGACTTCGTCTTCCAGACCACTGAGGGGTCATGGGGAGGGTGGGATCTCGTCAAGATGTTTTGGAGATATGGCCTCTCACCATATAGGGTTAAAAAGCTTGTAGATAGTATGATCGGAGAGTTCCTCAAGCTCTACGAAGACCCATACTTTCCTTTCAAGTCGTTGTCGCAAAGAGCAGAGCAGTTGGGCTTGAACCGGTTTACAAGCCTTACAGGAGAGCAGATCTTGAAAAATGCT AACATTGATCCTCGTTTCGCTCGTGAGATCTTGCAGGTTGCCACACGAGTCAACTATGCCTCCAACCTGGCTTACATCCATGGATTGGAGACTCTG GTGTCACTAGCCACGGACAATGCCATGTCTGTTGAAACAGGTAATTGGCGTATCTTTGACGAGATGATATTGGATAGCGGAGCCACTATCTATCGCAACGTGACCGTGGCCTCTATCGAAAAGTCCAAGACGGAGACAGAGACAcagccatcatcgtcatcaaaaTACATTATCGCAACTAAAGATGCCGACTCAAAGGACGGCGCTACCGAACATTTTGACGTGGAGTTCGATAATGTTATTATCGCCAATCCCTGGCAGTTCAGCAACATCAAGGCGGGAGAGGGTGTTCTGGATCGTGAAATCGACGAAATACCATATACCAAACTTCACGTTACACTATTTGCATCGCCTTTAGAGCTGAGCCCCGAGTTCTTTGGCCTGAAGCCCGGAAGCAAGGCACCCGCCACAGTCTACACGACATTGGCTGAGGGTGAGGAAGCAGGACAAGGGGCCGATGGTGTTGGCCGTACCGGTTTTTACTCAATCAGCACCTTAAAATACGTCACCAACCCCGAAACTGGACAGAAGGAGCGCGTCTATAAGATCTTCTCTCCCAAGGCCGTCACCGCGGAGTTACTTACACGTATCTTGGGGACTGAGGTTCCTGAACCGGTTGTCTCGGGTAAGGAACAGAACGAGCACATCTCGTGGTATTATCCTCACTCGTTTTACGCTTATCCCATCGAGCTACCTCGTGTTACATTTGAGGACCCCGTTATTGGTAGTGGTGTCTATTACACCTCGGGCATTGAAAGCTTCATATCTTGTATGGAGACCAGTGCTTTCATGGGTAGGAATGTGGCTCGACTAGTGGCTGACAGTCTTGCTGGGATCTCTCACCCAGATGAACCCTTTGTTGTGATTCATGACAAGGGGTCATTAGGAGAAGGCGTGGAAGGCATCAAAGTGCAGGTTGAAGGTGAGCTCTGA
- a CDS encoding hypothetical protein (BUSCO:10880at5125) yields MPLNQPPPSSSKTGHPLPRRTSPANSITLRHHRLARDASLKASQGSRPAVKTTTTTSPRRDSTGDSNETGQSDPNTWFDQSNQNPTATFDSNIMEVDPPFFQKESDSSNEDKPYYNHHQLAPPKLTAAHSSSADDYRSVIDDLTVEIQKLREELKRYKNTGPDMLRKEKLFEIKCHGLPKKKKRELEATLRDFAASLSGSPDTSSSQNKKKSRHANRDNMYSGSGSKHASSSSGSNFRPADSAYASMSTGAKSSGTSLSRPSMGSQAKSSEAVESYLRDIPEGLYPRHMIMTEKERKKLVVRRLEQLFTGKIGGRHVVKKQPVQPSGSSAALAPVVADTQPNVINTSNSSIHEPPTLQTSGKEPTREARILHSEQQPGHSGKKSRSADNGSASNSNGDNTEFGGNGNSTGSGTNPSPPMTTLPEQRPTRPRDLDPDRAQVPADNMDYIRHLGLVPPELLAEQHNQDVHPDAEGWVYLNLLCNLAQLHMINVTPDFVRSAVTGMSTKFQLSPDGRKIRWRGGTEGTRFSSDSSGYNSQKSPSTDDTEGGSESKRKRQKTGRSTGDEFQSGSSSKNGLKYDPQLCAPSESFHYKPLFAQQDSSGGQTSLDETVSSFGPPEESNIGESRWGFSGSGASSRRKRRHDGAIIYYSGAPFCTDLSGDPGDMSPTTQMRAAGQTQTDKDTFKVPPSPLRRTDSGSFLNYRPLTDRGILSTQPTTAMDIDTEDPPSLTDDTDDASDIDLDFTWSDKPQYMQHYPLEPCGLGGVLPEDHFMVVVSTKRSKQDELSSVQVADGRIGEATDAVVRRLATMSTSSPISGGLKSWPRIGPLPVEIGYMSGRIKRLTPVSLPPPAIFFPPFSPSESTADDDDDVSDDFDTSSSLRDLMGQRTLQHQSDGYPDGVDLSSGDEEGDEPDDSPSQNMYATSRDPKALPNRPRQAARRTSSAAAAAGTARGASKSNSANPALSHDDSSVATAGAAESGYSSSNESP; encoded by the exons ATGCCACTCAACCAACCGCCGCCGTCGTCTTCCAAGACCGGCCACCCGCTCCCTCGAAGAACATCCCCAGCCAACTCGATTACTCTTCGCCATCACCGATTAGCACGCGATGCATCACTCAAGGCCAGTCAGGGCTCAAGGCCCGCTGtcaagacgacgacgacaacatcGCCTCGGCGTGACTCGACGGGCGATAGCAACGAGACCGGCCAAAGTGACCCTAACACATGGTTTGATCAATCGAACCAGAACCCAACTGCCACATTCGACAGTAATATTATGGAAG TCGACCCCCCTTTTTTCCAAAAAGAATCCGACTCCTCAAACGAAGACAAACCATACTacaatcatcatcaactcgCGCCTCCTAAACTTACAGCAGCACACAGCAGCAGTGCAGATGATTACCGCAGTGTCATCGATGACCTCACGGTAGAAATCCAGAAGCTCCGGGAGGAACTCAAACGTTACAAGAATACAGGTCCCGATATGCTTCGAAAGGAGAAACTTTTCGAGATCAAGTGCCATGGGctgccaaagaagaagaagagagaactCGAAGCCACACTCCGAGATTTCGCAGCGAGTCTGAGTGGATCCCCTgatacttcgtcatcacagaacaagaagaagtccCGCCATGCAAACCGCGATAATATGTACTCCGGCTCTGGATCCAAGCatgcatcttcatcatcaggaTCCAACTTTCGCCCAGCCGACTCTGCCTATGCCTCTATGTCCACCGGTGCCAAGTCTTCGGGGACTTCTTTGAGTCGTCCCAGTATGGGCTCGCAAGCAAAGTCGTCAGAGGCAGTCGAGAGTTATCTACGGGATATTCCCGAGGGTTTATATCCGCGACACATGATCATGACGGAgaaggagagaaagaagcttGTTGTTCGTCGACTAGAACAGTTATTCACAGGCAAGATCGGCGGACGCCACGTGGTGAAGAAGCAACCTGTACAGCCCAGTGGTAGTTCTGCTGCTCTAGCGCCTGTTGTTGCGGACACACAACCAAATGTTATTAACACCTCAAACTCTTCGATCCACGAACCTCCGACACTGCAGACAAGCGGCAAAGAGCCTACAAGAGAGGCCCGAATCCTGCATTCTGAACAACAACCCGGTCACTCTGGCAAAAAGAGTCGGTCTGCTGATAATGGCTCTGCGTCCAACTCCAACGGGGATAACACTGAGTTTGGCGGTAACGGCAACAGCACGGGTTCAGGCACAAACCCATCCCCTCCAATGACAACTTTGCCCGAACAGCGGCCCACACGACCCCGTGATTTAGACCCAGACCGTGCACAAGTGCCGGCTGATAACATGGATTATATCCGTCATCTTGGCTTAGTGCCACCAGAATTATTAGCAGAACAGCATAACCAGGATGTTCATCCTGATGCTGAGGGATGGGTTTACCTGAATTTACTGTGCAACCTGGCTCAGCTCCATATGATCAATGTCACCCCTGATTTTGTTCGCTCTGCTGTGACTGGCATGAGCACCAAGTTCCAGTTATCACCTGATGGCCGAAAAATTCGATGGCGTGGTGGAACAGAGGGAACAAGGTTTAGCAGCGACAGTTCCGGATACAACTCTCAGAAAAGCCCATCAACGGATGATACGGAAGGCGGGTCCGAGAGCAAGCGCAAACGACAGAAGACAGGTCGCTCTACAGGTGACGAGTTTCAGTCAGGAAGTTCGAGCAAGAACGGCCTCAAGTACGACCCGCAGCTATGTGCTCCTTCTGAAAGCTTCCACTATAAGCCCTTGTTTGCGCAACAGGATTCTTCAGGCGGCCAGACTTCGCTCGATGAGACTGTCTCCTCGTTTGGCCCTCCCGAGGAAAGCAACATTGGGGAATCGAGATGGGGATTCAGTGGTTCCGGTGCGTCCAGCCGTAGGAAGCGCCGTCACGATGGCGCCATAATCTATTACAGCGGTGCTCCGTTCTGTACAGATTTGTCTGGAGACCCCGGTGATATGTCACCCACCACACAAATGCGAGCTGCTGGTCAAACCCAAACGGATAAGGATACTTTCAAGGTTCCCCCATCGCCTCTTCGACGGACAGACTCTGGATCGTTTCTCAACTACAGACCATTGACGGACCGCGGAATTTTGTCGACTCAACCGACTACAGCTATGGATATCGATACTGAGGACCCGCCAAGTCTTACGGATGATACCGATGATGCTAGTGATATTGATTTGGACTTCACTTGGAGCGATAAACCCCAATACATGCAGCACTACCCCCTTGAGCCTTGCGGTTTGGGTGGGGTCTTGCCTGAGGATCACTTCATGGTAGTTGTTTCCACGAAAAGATCGAAACAAGATGAATTGTCCTCAGTCCAAGTGGCTGATGGAAGGATTGGTGAAGCCACGGATGCCGTCGTCCGTCGTTTGGCAACTATGTCGACCTCGTCTCCAATCTCAGGCGGCTTGAAATCTTGGCCGCGTATCGGTCCCCTCCCTGTTGAAATTGGATATATGTCAGGTCGCATCAAGCGACTGACACCAGTCTCTTTGCCACCTCCTGCGATTTTCTTCCCACCCTTTAGTCCTAGCGAGTCTACCgcagacgacgacgacgatgtttCGGATGATTTCGATacatcatcgtcactgaGGGACCTTATGGGACAACGAACATTGCAGCATCAGTCGGATGGTTACCCTGATGGCGTTGACCTCAGCAGTGGTGACGAAGAGGGTGACGAACCCGATGACTCGCCCAGTCAGAACATGTACGCAACCAGCCGAGACCCAAAGGCGCTGCCAAACCGTCCTCGACAGGCTGCCCGCCGTACCAGTAGTGCTGCCGCGGCTGCCGGTACTGCTCGGGGTGCAAGCAAGAGTAACAGTGCAAATCCGGCGTTATCCCATGATGATAGTTCCGTCGCTACTGCGGGCGCAGCGGAGAGTGGTTACAGCAGCAGTAACGAGAGTCCCTAA
- a CDS encoding hypothetical protein (BUSCO:13421at5125), with protein MSKTDQKACLIVIDGWGIPSADSPKDGDAITNAKTPVMDALYKDSKGYTELEASSLAVGLPEGLMGNSEVGHLNIGAGRVVWQDVVRIDQTIKNGELSQNDVIKKTFQSAAAGNGRLHLCGLVSHGGVHAKQTHLYALLKAAKEYGVPKVIIHFFGDGRDTDPKSGAGYMQELVDTIKEIGIGEIGTVVGRYFAMDRDKRWDRLEVALKGLVLGEGEASEDPVATVKARYERGGDLDRDEFLTPIIVGGDDRRIKDDDTVFFFNYRSDRVRQITQLLGDVDRSPLPDFQYPKIKPLVTMTQYKVDYPFEIAFKPQHMGNVLAEWLGKQNVEQVHIAETEKYAHVTFFFNGGVEKVFPLETRDQSQDLVPSNKSVATYDLAPEMSADGVADQVVKRLGEQKFPFVMNNFAPPDMVGHTGVYDAAVVGCEATDKAIGKILEGCKKAGYVLFITADHGNAEEMKFPDGKPKTSHTTNKVPLLMANYPEGWSLKKTTEGVLGDVAPTVLAAMGLPQPDEMTGKSLLEKA; from the exons ATGTCCAAGACCGACCAAAAAGCCTGTCTCA TCGTCATTGACGGTTGGGGCATTCCCTCCGCCGACAGCCCCAAGGACGGCGATGCCATCACCAACGCCAAGACCCCCGTTATGGACGCTCTTTACAAGGACTCCAAGGGCTACACTGAGCTCGAGGCCTCATCGCTGGCGGTAGGCCTTCCCGAGGGCCTCATGGGTAACTCTGAGGTTGGGCATTTGAACATTGGCGCTGGTCGTGTTGTCTGGCAAGACGTTGTCCGAATCGACCAGACCATCAAGAACGGCGAGCTGAGCCAGAACGATGTCATCAAGAAGACCTTCCAaagtgctgctgctggaaaCGGCCGACTGCACCTCTGCGGTCTTGTCTCTCACGGTGGTGTG CACGCCAAGCAAACCCACCTCTACGCCCTCCTCAAGGCTGCTAAGGAGTATGGTGTGCCCAAGGTTATTATCCACTTCTTCGGTGATGGCCGTGACACCGATCCCAAGTCCGGCGCTGGCTACATGCAGGAGCTCGTCGACACTATCAAAGAGATTGGTATTGGTGAGATCGGTACTGTTGTCGGCCGATACTTTGCCATGGACCGCGATAAGCGTTGGGATCGTCTCGAGGTCGCTCTCAAGGGTCTTGTTCTCGGCGAGGGTGAAGCCTCTGAGGACCCCGTCGCTACTGTCAAGGCTCGGTATGAGCGAGGTGGTGACTTGGACAGGGATGAGTTCCTTACTCCCATCATTGTCGGCGGTGATGACCGTCGTATCAAGG ATGACGAtaccgtcttcttcttcaactaCCGATCCGACCGTGTCCGCCAGATCACCCAGCTTCTTGGCGATGTCGACCGATCTCCTCTTCCCGACTTCCAGTACCCCAAGATCAAGCCTCTTGTCACCATGACCCAGTACAAGGTCGACTATCCTTTTGAGATTGCCTTCAAGCCCCAGCATATGGGCAATGTCCTCGCCGAGTGGCTAGGCAAGCAGAATGTTGAGCAGGTCCACATTGCTGAGACCGAGAAGTACGCTCACGtcaccttcttcttcaacggTGGTGTTGAAAAGGTCTTCCCTCTAGAGACTCGCGACCAGTCCCAGGATCTGGTTCCCTCCAACAAGTCCGTCGCTACCTACGACCTTGCCCCTGAGATGTCTGCCGATGGCGTCGCCGACCAGGTTGTCAAGCGTCTGGGTGAGCAGAAGTTCCCCTTCGTCATGAACAACTTTGCTCCCCCCGACATGGTCGGTCACACTGGTGTCTatgacgccgctgtcgtcgGCTGTGAGGCCACTGATAAGGCTATTGGCAAGATTCTTGAGGGCTGCAAGAAGGCGGGCTACGTTCTCTTCATCACTGCCGACCACGGTAACGCTGAAGAGATGAAGTTCCCTGATGGCAAGCCCAAAACCAGTCACACCACAAACAAGGTGCCCCTTCTCATGGCCAACTACCCCGAGGGTTGGAGCCTCAAGAAGACCACCGAAGGTGTCCTTGGCGACGTTGCCCCTACCGTCCTCGCCGCCATGGGCCTGCCTCAGCCTGATGAGATGACCGGAAAGTCCCTTCTCGAGAAGGCTTAA
- a CDS encoding hypothetical protein (BUSCO:58441at5125) — protein sequence MSPSSASASASASAPGPHPLALPPTFSPDTLDALSELSLVLARVRAGIQSSAGITTEPAPGTTGNNAPGPTLSFKDVPGATDGLKHKLQRARAQVRELPDMDRSIAEQNDEIRELETRIEKQRALLQRLRDEATGRDGKDDISAGDKMES from the coding sequence ATGTCtccatcatcagcatcagcatcagcatcagcgTCGGCGCCTGGCCCACATCCACTGGCTCTACCGCCTACCTTCTCTCCTGATACTCTCGATGCCCTCTCCGAGCTTTCCCTCGTGCTAGCACGCGTCCGCGCAGGCATTCAATCATCAGCTGGAATTACTACCGAACCTGCGCCGGGAACCACGGGAAACAACGCGCCTGGACCTACACTGTCTTTCAAAGATGTGCCAGGAGCAACTGACGGGCTAAAGCATAAGCTGCAACGAGCTCGTGCACAAGTTCGCGAATTGCCCGATATGGACCGGTCCATCGCTGAACAGAACGACGAGATTCGCGAGCTTGAGACACGCATTGAAAAGCAGCGTGCTCTTCTTCAACGGTTGAGGGATGAAGCTACGGGACGAGATGGGAAGGACGACATCAGCGCTGGTGACAAAATGGAGTCATGA